The Azospirillum brasilense sequence GCGCCCGCGCGCGGCTGGACGCCGCCGAACCCACTGCCCACCGTTCCGGGAATCGCCGCCAGCCCCGGACTCGCCATCGGCCCGGTGCATGTGCTGCCGCGCGCCGCGGTGTCGGTGCCCGACGAGCCGGTGCCGCTGATCGAGGGCGGCGACCGCCTGCACGAGGCGCTGAGCCTGACCCGCCAAAATCTGAAGGCGCTGGCCGACGACACCGCCCGCCGGCTCGGGCCTTCCGAAGCGGCGATCTTCACCGCCCAGGCGGAAATCCTGAACGACACCGACCTCGTGACTCTGGCCTGCCAGCTCATGGTCGAGGGGCACGGCGTCGCCTGGTCCTGGCATCAGGCGGTGGAGCGCACCGCCGCCGGGCTGGCCGCGCTCGACAACCCGGTGCTGGCCGGGCGCGCCGCCGACCTGCGCGACGTCGGCCAGCGCGTGCTGGCGCGGATCGACCCGGCGCTGCGCTCCGGCGGCGCGCCGGACCTGCCGGACACCCCCTGCATCCTGATCGCCGAGGATCTGTCGCCCTCCGACACGGCGGCTCTGGACATGGCGCGGGTGATCGGGCTGGCGACGGCGCAGGGCGGCCCGACCTCCCACACCGCGATCCTGGCCCGCACGCTGGGCCTGCCGGCCATGGTGGCGGGCGGCGCGGCGCTGATGGAACTGGCGAACGGCACCCCGGCCATCCTCGACGGGCAGAGCGGGCGCCTGCATCTGTCCCCCGCCGAGGCCGACACCGCCGACGCCCGCGCCTGGATCGCGCGGGAGGAGGCCCGCAAGGCCGAGGAGGAGGCCCGGCGCGGCCTGCCCGCCCGCACCCGCGACGGCCACGAGGTGGAGATCGGCGCCAACGTCAACCGCCCCGATCAGGTGGCGGTCGCCCTGTCGCAGGGGGCGGAGAGCGTCGGTCTGATGCGCACCGAGTTCCTGTTCCTGGAGCGCGGCGACGCCCCCGGCGAGGACGAGCAGTACGAGACCTACCGCGGCATGCTGACCGCGCTGGAGGGCCGCCCGCTGATCGTCCGCGCGCTCGACATCGGTGGCGACAAGCAGGTGCCGCACCTTCAGCTTCCCCATGAGGAGAATCCCTTCCTCGGCGTGCGCGGCGCCCGCCTGCTGCTGCGCAAGCCCGAGCTTCTGGAGACGCAGCTCCGCGCCCTCTACCGCGCTGCCAAGGACGGCGGAAATCTGTCGATCATGTTCCCGATGATCACGGCGCTGGGCGAGGTGCAGGCCCTGCGCGCCGCCTGCGAGCGCATCCGGGCGGAGTTGGACGCCCCGGCCGTGCCGCTGGGCATTATGGTCGAGGTTCCGGCGGCGGCCATCCAGGCCGACGTTCTGGCCCGCCATGTCGATTTCTTCTCCATCGGCACCAACGACCTGACCCAATACGCGCTGGCCATCGACCGCCAGCACCCCGAACTGGCGGCGGAGGCCGACAGCCTGCACCCCGCCGTGCTGCGGCTGATCCGCCTGACGGTGGAGGGGGCGGAGCGGCACGGCCGCTGGGTCGGCGTCTGCGGCGGCATCGCCGGCGACCCCTTCGGCGCGGCCCTGCTGACCGGGCTCGGCGTGCGCGAACTTTCCATGACGCCGCGCGACATTCCCGCCGTGAAGGACCGCCTGCGCGGCAGCGACCTGTCCGCCCTGAAGGAGGCCGCCCAACGGGCGCTGGAGTGCGAGACCGCCGACGCGGTGCGCGCGCTCGACGGAGGTGCTGCATGAGTACGCTCGAAGAGAACATCCGGCCCGTTGTCACCGTCACGCTGAACCCGGCCATCGACCAGACCATCACGGTCGAGGCGCTGCGCCCCGGCCACGTGCACCGGGCCAGCGCCGTGCGGCGCAACGCCGGCGGCAAGGGCGTGAACGTGGCGAGCTGCCTCGCCGACTGGGGAACGCCCGTCGTCGCCACCGGCCTGCTGGGCAGCGGCAACGCCGCCGCCTTCGAGGCGCTGTTCGCCGCCAAGGGCATCGCCGACCGCTTCGTCCGGCTGCCCGGCGAGACGCGCGTCAATGTGAAGATCGCCGACCTTGCCGCCGCCGACACCACCGACCTCAACCTGCCCGGCCTGACCGCCGACGCCGACGCGCTCGACCGCGTGCGCCGCACCCTGCGCGAGCTGGTCCTGCCCGGCACGCCGGTCCTGCTGGCGGGAAGCCTGCCGGACGGGCTGCCGGCGGACAGCTACGCGACGCTGACGGCGGACCTGCGCGCCCAGGGCGCCCGCGTCGTGCTGGACAGCAGCGGCCCGCCGCTGGCGGCGGCGCTGGCCGCCCCGGACCTGCCCTTCTGCATCAAGCCCAACCGGCACGAGCTGGAAGCCTGGGCCGGATCGTCCCTGCCCGCCACCGCCGACCTGCTGGAGGCGGCGCGCGGCCTGCACCGCAGCGGCGTGGCGGTCGTGGTGGTCTCGCTGGGGGCGGACGGGGCGCTGTTCGTGGCCGATGGCCCGGCGCTGCACGCCCGGCTGCCGGCGGTCACCGCGCTGAGCACGGTGGGGGCCGGCGACGCCATGGTGGCGGGGCTGATCGCCGCCTTCGGCGCGGAGCTGCCGCTGGAGGGCGTCGCCCGCCTGTCCGTGGCCTTCGCCACGGCGAAGCTCGGCTGCTTCGGACCCAACCTGCCGGGGGCGGACGCGGTCCGCGCGCTGGCCGGACAGGTCGAACTCTCAACGCTTTAATGAACGGGGAGCGGGTGACCGCTCGGGAGGAAACCATGGCGAACATGCTGGCCGTGATCGCGGCGGGCGATCTCAGCACCCAGGCCGTCCTGGCCGCCGAAGCGCTGCGCAAGGCCGCGGCGGCACTCGGCCACACCATCCAGGTGGAGGTGCGCTCCAGCCTCGGCGTCCGCAACACGCTGCCCGCCGGGGCGGCGCAGGGCGCGCAGGGAGTCATTCTCGTCGGCTCCGGCGACCTGGGCGAGGAGCGCTTCGCCGGGCTGAAGCGCAGCGCCGCGGCGCTCGACGCCGTGCTGCGCGACGCGCGGGCCGTGCTGGAGCAGGCGTTGGCGACCGCCCAGGCCCAGACGGCGACGCAGACGGGCACCAAGAAGATCGTCGCCATCACCTCCTGCCCCACCGGCATCGCCCACACCTTCATGGCGGCGGAGGGCATCCAGCAGGCCGCCCAGGCGCTGGGCCACGCCGTGCGGGTGGAGACGCAGGGCTCGGTCGGCGCCCGCGACACGCTGACCGAGCAGGAGATCCGCGAGGCCGACGTGGTGCTGATCGCCGCCGACACGCAGGTGGACCTCGCCCGCTTCGCCGGCAAGCGCGTCTTCAAGAGCGGCACCAAGCCCGCCATCAACGACGGGCGCGCCCTGGTCGAACGCGCGCTGGCCGAGGCGCAGCCCCACGGCGCCGCCCCGGCACCGGCCGACGGCGTGGCGGCGGCCAAGGTGGAGCGGGCGGCGGCGCAGCGCAGCGGCCCCTACAAGCATCTGATGACCGGCGTGTCCTTCATGCTGCCCTTCGTGGTGACCGGCGGCCTGCTGATCGCCATCGCCTTCGCGCTCGGCGGCATCTACGTGTTCGAGGACAGCCAGCAGGGCACGCTGGGCAACGCGCTGTTCCAGATCGGGGCCAAGGGCGCCTTCGCGCTGATGGTTCCGGCGCTGGCCGGCTACATCGCCTTCTCCATCGCCGACCGTCCGGGCATCACGCCGGGCATGGTCGGCGGCATCCTGGCCGCCAATCTCGGCGCCGGCTTCCTCGGCGGCATCGTCGCGGGCTTCATCGCCGGCTACGCCACCAGCTTCCTCAACCGCAACATCAAGCTGCACAAGAATCTGGAGGGGCTGAAGCCGGTGCTGATCCTGCCGCTGCTCGGCTCCCTCATCACCGGCCTCGCCATGATCTACGTGGTCGGCGCCCCGGTGGCGGAGGCCCTGGCGACGCTGAGCGCCTGGCTGAAGGGCATGCAGGGCAGCAGCGCGATCCTGCTCGGCCTGCTGATCGGCGCCATGATGGCCTTCGACATGGGCGGGCCGGTCAACAAGGCCGCCTACGCCTTCTCCACCGGCCTCATCGCCTCCCAGGTCTACACGCCGATGGCCGCCGCCATGGCCGCCGGCATGGTGCCGCCGCTCGGCATCGCGCTCGCCACCAAGCTGTTCGCCGACCGCTTCACCCGGGAGGAGCGCGAGGCCGGCAACGCCGCGGGCATCCTGGGCATCGCCTTCATCACCGAGGGCGCCATCCCCTTCGCCGCCCGCGACCCGCTGCGCGTCATCCCGGCGCTGGTGCTGGGCGCGGCGCTGACCGGCGCCATCTCCATGGGCATCGGGGCGGAGCTGAAGGTTCCGCACGGCGGCATCTTCGTCCTGCCCATCCCCAACGCCGTCACCCATCTGGCGGGCTACGTCGTGGCTTTGGTCGCCGGAACGGTCACCACCGCGGTCGCGCTGCGGTTCCTGAAGCGTCCGGTCAGTAGCGTGGCGACGGCGTAACAGCGCTGCGAAAGCGTCACTGAGATGAAAACGTTTACATAGCCCCTGGACAGAACGCCTCGTCGGCCCTATCTTTCTTTTGCTGCCTCGGCAGCACGCTCTATAGGGCGTTTCCTCCCTAGACTCAGGCCACGTGCGGTTCCCGTGCGTGGCTTTTTTTTGTCCGGCGCGTTTCGTTTGTTCGGCGTGCGGAACTGGTCCCAAATCTCTCCCTTGCCCGGATCGGGCGAACCTGAGAAGCCGGAGGCGAAAAGCACGAGGACCCGAATGCCCCGCAACAGACCGATGATCCTTGCAGCGCTGGTGGCCACCGCGGCCCTGGCCGCCGGATGCACCGATGTGAAGGAAAGCCTTCCGTCCCGGACCGCCACCGAACAGCTCCTGATCTCCAGCGCTGCGGACAACGCCGCCAACCGCCTGAGGCTGGAGCTGCCGGCGGACAAGCGGGCCTTCCTCGACACCGGCAATTTCGACGGCGCCGACGCCAAGTACGCCGCCAGCGCGATCAAGGAATCGCTGCTGCGCCAGGGCATCCGCCTCGTCACCGACCGGGCCGCCGCCGACACCATCATCGAGATCCGGCTGGGCGCCCTGTCGGTGAACCAGAGCAAGACGGTGCTGGGCATTCCCCCCATCACCCTCCCCGGCACGATCACCCTGCCGGAAGCGTCGGTCTACAGCTCCACCGAGAACCAGGCGGTCGCGAAATTTTCCGCCTTCGCCTACGACAACCGGAGCGGCGCCCTGGTCGCCTCGACGGAGCCGGCCTACGGCCTGTCGGGGGAGCAGAGCTACCGGGCGATGACGCTGTTCTCCTGGCGCACCTCGCCCCCCTACCCCGAAGACACCAACTGACGCGGCATCCCCGCGCGAAATCCTTGCGTTCAACCAAAGCCATGGCCGCATTCTCTGGCGCGGCTGGGGGTGGACGCGTAACATGCCGTGGCCCTGCGGGGCGGGGCACCAGGCGCAAAGGCGACGGCATCTTGGACGACCAAAGGGCGGAACGGGACGGCGACAGCGCCCGGCGATCGGAGCGGCTGCTGCTTGCCCAGAAGACCGCCCTGGAGCGGGCGATCGGCGGCGCCGGGCTGGACGAGGTGCTGGCCCTGCTGGTGCGGGCGGGCGCCGAGCAGCTCGGCGCGCGGGCGGCCATCTTTCTGGTGAACGAGGGCGGTCTCAGCCTGCGCTTCGGCGTGGCGGCGGGCCTGCCGGACGCCTACACACGGGCGGTGGACGGGTTTGAGATCGGCCCGGAAGCCCCCTCCTGCGGTCTGGCCGCCCACAGCGGGGAACGGGTGGTGGTCGAGAATGTCGCGCTGGACCCGCGCTGGGCGCCCTACCACGCGCTGACGCGGGAGCATGGCATTGCGGCCTGCTGGTCCACCCCGATCCGCGCGGTCAACGGGACGGTGCTGGGCGCCTTCACCATCTACCACGCCACCCCCTGCGCGCCCGGCCCCCTGGACCTGGAGTCGGTGGATCTGCTGACCCACACCGCCGCCCTGCTGATCGAACGGGACCGGACGGAGCGGGAGCGCCAGTCCAGCGAGGCGCTGCTGTCCTCCGTGCTGGAGCATCTGCCGGTCGGCGTCGCCGTCTACGACGCGCAGGGCCGCACCACCCGCAACAACCGGCTGATGCGAGACTACACCAACGGCTCCCTGCCGTCGGCCGACGACCGGGAGGCGTCGCGTTGGCGCGCCTTCCACCCCGACGGGCGGCCGGTCGATCGCAAGGATTTCTCGGGCGCGCGCGCGATGCGGGGCGAGATCGTGGTGCCCGGCATGGACTTCCTGCACCGCGCCGCCGACGGGACGGAGCATTGGACACGCGTGTCGGCGGCCCCGCTGCGCGACGACGACGGGCGGATCACCGGCGTGGTCGCCGTGGTCAGCGACATCGACGCGGAAAAGCGGGCGGCGCAGGACCTTGCCGCGGCCCTGGACGAGGCCCGGCGCAGCGAGCTGGTGGCCCACGAGATGAGCCACCGCATCATGAACAGTTTCCAGCTTCTGCACGGGCTGGTGTCGATGCAGACCGCCACGGTCACCGACCCGGCGGCGCGCAAGGCGGTGGAGCAGGCCTTCTCACGAATCCAGGCGATGGCGCTGGTGCAGCGCCGCCTGTTCGAGGCGACGCGCAACGACCTCGCCACGCTCGACGCGGCCGACTATCTGCAACGGCTGGGGGAAAGCCTGACCGGCGCCTTCATCGACTCGGGCCGCTGCACCCTGGTCATCGACGCCGCGCACGGAATCCCGATGCCCGCCGCGCAGGCCTCGTCCATGGGGCTGATCGTGACGGAGCTGGTGCTGAACGCCCTGAAGCACGCTTTCCGCACCCAGGAGCAGGGAACGGTGACGGTGCGGTTCGAAGCCTGCGGCGACGACCGCCGGCTGACGGTGACCGACGACGGGGCCGGCCTGCCGGACGGCGCCGGCACGGTGAAGCCCGCCGGGTCGGGTCAGGGCATGGGCATGACGCTGGTGCACGGTCTGGTGCGCCAGCTCGGTGGAAAGCTGGAGATCGACCGCCCCAATCAGGGCGGCCGCCCCGGAACCCGCTTCGTTCTGACTTTTCCCGCCTGACCGTTCCAACGGCCGGGCGTCGAAGCCACCGGGTCCCGGGATGGCGCGGCGTTCTGATTTTTAGGCGACGGCTTCCATCGGCTTTTCCACCTTGCCGCCGAACCCGTTCTCCAGCGCCCAGATCGCCGCCTGGGTGCGGTTGGAGGCGTTGATCTTGCGCAGCAGGCTCTTCAGGTGAACCTTCACCGTCGCTTCGGTGATGTTCAGATGATTGGCAATCATCTTGTTGCTGTCACCCTGCAGCAGACGCTCCAGGATTTGCGTCTCGCGCTGCGACAGGCCCTTGGCCGCGGTCGGGCCGTTGGCGCTGGTGTTGGCGCCGGCCTTGCCGGTGATGAGGAGGGCGGCGAGGTGGGTCGGGAAGACCTTTTCGCCGATCATCACCAGACGCAGCGACTGCGCCAGCGCGGCCGGGGAAATGTCCTTCATCAGGAAAGCGTCGGCGCCGGCCTGGATGGCGTTGGCCATTTCCTGGGCGTCGAGGTGGCTGGCCAGAAGGACGAGCCGCGCGTTCGGATACTGCTCCCGCAGGACGGTGACGGCCTGGACCGTGCCGTTGGCGGAAGCCGGATCCATCATGATGAGCTCGGGCGTGTCGCCCTCCATCATGCCCGGCGGCGGTACGTCGCTGAAACTGGCGGCCTCTTTCGTGATGCGGAACTCCCCTTCCGAGAAGAGGGCCTTCATGCCTTCGCGGAAAAGTTTGTTGGCGTCGATCAGAAAGATGGAGACCGATTGCATCGTCCAGTCACTCTCGAAGGTGATTGAGATGAGCCACCCTACCCTATCGTTGGCGGGCCGACCACCCGTCCGTTAGTAGAATATTAACCAATGAAGTCCGAGGCACGTCCTCCCATCGGGCATATGCCCCTCCCCGTAAAGCCGGTCCAGGACGCTCCCGGATGCCCGGAAACCCAGAAAAACCCAGGCTGAACAGGCCACTACCCATTTTGCGCAGGAATCGGACGCCGTCTCGTTAATATCACGGCAACCATAATCGGCCATTGGTACAGTCATCGTAATTCATCGCTTGGATGGGTGCCCGACATGCCGATGGTGTCCATGTGGAAGAAGATCAGTCCCTGTCACTTCGTGATGCAGGACTGTCACCGCCGGATTGAAATCCGTTACCACGCCACCGGCTCGCAGAGCGGCTGGGGCGTCTACGCCGACGGGACGCTGGTGCAGCAGCGCGCCGCCTTCACCGAAGCGCGCGGCATTGCCATGGGGCTGGCGACCGGTTCCTGAAACGGGCCTTGCCCGCCTGATGTCACAGCGCGGACATCGGGCGGTTAACCGGCTCTTGAGACTGTTCCGCGCAGGATGGCCTTCGTCGCAGGAGGCCGTCATGACGTTCCGCCCACTTCCCCTTCTCTGGCGCCGGTTGGCGCTTGGCGCCCTTCTCGGCCTCATGGGGATCGCCTTTTGGGCCGCGCTGCAACCGCAGTTGGCGCCCAGCGGCCTTTACGGCTTCGACAAGCTGGTGCATGCCGGGGCCTTCGGGCTCCTCACCCTGCTCGGCATCCTGGCCAGCGCCAACCGGCGCGCCGCCGTCCTGGCGGTGCTGGCGGTCTTCGCGCTCGGTGCCGCCATCGAGGTGGCGCAATCCTTCGTCCCGGGACGCGAGGCCAGCCTGTCCGATCTGGCTGGGAACGCCGTGGGAATCGCGTTGGGAATCACGACCGTCCGGCTGGGACATCGCGCCGCCCAACGCGCGCGCCGCGCGCGCCATGGAATAGTCACGCAGCCCACGGCGTTTGCGTCCTTACCGGAGTGAGGGGACGCAGCGTCCGGATCGACAATCCCGAGCAGCCTCCTCCGTTTTTGGTTTTGTTCGTCTACCGAACTATGCTATGCCGAAAGGCAGGACATCTGGAGTAACGCTTATGGACTGGCATAACGAAAAGGCTAAGACCGGCGCCCGCGCCCTGGAATCCGCGTTCGGCGTGATGCTGACGGTCTGCGAGGCCACCGACGGCTGGTGGAACTGGCACGCGGAGCATGAGGGGCTGAGCTGGACCCCCGACGCCCGCTGGTTCGCCACCCGCCGCGAGGCGCAGGACGCGGCCGAGGAGTGGGCCTCCACCCTGGCGCCGCAGCATCTGGGCTTCCTCCACCGCGCGGCCTGACGCCGTTCAGCGATGCGATCGGGGCGGTGCCGTTGACCCGCCCCGCGTCCGCTTCCACAATGGCC is a genomic window containing:
- a CDS encoding DUF6655 family protein, producing MPRNRPMILAALVATAALAAGCTDVKESLPSRTATEQLLISSAADNAANRLRLELPADKRAFLDTGNFDGADAKYAASAIKESLLRQGIRLVTDRAAADTIIEIRLGALSVNQSKTVLGIPPITLPGTITLPEASVYSSTENQAVAKFSAFAYDNRSGALVASTEPAYGLSGEQSYRAMTLFSWRTSPPYPEDTN
- a CDS encoding VanZ family protein, which produces MTFRPLPLLWRRLALGALLGLMGIAFWAALQPQLAPSGLYGFDKLVHAGAFGLLTLLGILASANRRAAVLAVLAVFALGAAIEVAQSFVPGREASLSDLAGNAVGIALGITTVRLGHRAAQRARRARHGIVTQPTAFASLPE
- the ptsP gene encoding phosphoenolpyruvate--protein phosphotransferase, which translates into the protein MAPDTNTAIMPTGLPTDLLRPDLLRLNASPASKEEAIHEAAQLLIAAGCIDPAYAASMLRREAVANTFLGHGVAIPHGMVEDRGMVRRSGIAVLQVPGGIEWNPGQTAHLVVAIAAQSDAHIAVLRRLTRLMQDEARLTALFTVTDPATLAAALGEDAPVAAPATPGGDLAERFDWVVDYPTGLHARPATAWVETARASVARIQVRHGDLVADAKALVALLQLGLRAGDSVVVSAEGEDAVAALARMKATITRLTAREKADAAAAAQKARAPARGWTPPNPLPTVPGIAASPGLAIGPVHVLPRAAVSVPDEPVPLIEGGDRLHEALSLTRQNLKALADDTARRLGPSEAAIFTAQAEILNDTDLVTLACQLMVEGHGVAWSWHQAVERTAAGLAALDNPVLAGRAADLRDVGQRVLARIDPALRSGGAPDLPDTPCILIAEDLSPSDTAALDMARVIGLATAQGGPTSHTAILARTLGLPAMVAGGAALMELANGTPAILDGQSGRLHLSPAEADTADARAWIAREEARKAEEEARRGLPARTRDGHEVEIGANVNRPDQVAVALSQGAESVGLMRTEFLFLERGDAPGEDEQYETYRGMLTALEGRPLIVRALDIGGDKQVPHLQLPHEENPFLGVRGARLLLRKPELLETQLRALYRAAKDGGNLSIMFPMITALGEVQALRAACERIRAELDAPAVPLGIMVEVPAAAIQADVLARHVDFFSIGTNDLTQYALAIDRQHPELAAEADSLHPAVLRLIRLTVEGAERHGRWVGVCGGIAGDPFGAALLTGLGVRELSMTPRDIPAVKDRLRGSDLSALKEAAQRALECETADAVRALDGGAA
- a CDS encoding LuxR C-terminal-related transcriptional regulator; the protein is MQSVSIFLIDANKLFREGMKALFSEGEFRITKEAASFSDVPPPGMMEGDTPELIMMDPASANGTVQAVTVLREQYPNARLVLLASHLDAQEMANAIQAGADAFLMKDISPAALAQSLRLVMIGEKVFPTHLAALLITGKAGANTSANGPTAAKGLSQRETQILERLLQGDSNKMIANHLNITEATVKVHLKSLLRKINASNRTQAAIWALENGFGGKVEKPMEAVA
- a CDS encoding fructose-specific PTS transporter subunit EIIC, with translation MANMLAVIAAGDLSTQAVLAAEALRKAAAALGHTIQVEVRSSLGVRNTLPAGAAQGAQGVILVGSGDLGEERFAGLKRSAAALDAVLRDARAVLEQALATAQAQTATQTGTKKIVAITSCPTGIAHTFMAAEGIQQAAQALGHAVRVETQGSVGARDTLTEQEIREADVVLIAADTQVDLARFAGKRVFKSGTKPAINDGRALVERALAEAQPHGAAPAPADGVAAAKVERAAAQRSGPYKHLMTGVSFMLPFVVTGGLLIAIAFALGGIYVFEDSQQGTLGNALFQIGAKGAFALMVPALAGYIAFSIADRPGITPGMVGGILAANLGAGFLGGIVAGFIAGYATSFLNRNIKLHKNLEGLKPVLILPLLGSLITGLAMIYVVGAPVAEALATLSAWLKGMQGSSAILLGLLIGAMMAFDMGGPVNKAAYAFSTGLIASQVYTPMAAAMAAGMVPPLGIALATKLFADRFTREEREAGNAAGILGIAFITEGAIPFAARDPLRVIPALVLGAALTGAISMGIGAELKVPHGGIFVLPIPNAVTHLAGYVVALVAGTVTTAVALRFLKRPVSSVATA
- a CDS encoding sensor histidine kinase translates to MDDQRAERDGDSARRSERLLLAQKTALERAIGGAGLDEVLALLVRAGAEQLGARAAIFLVNEGGLSLRFGVAAGLPDAYTRAVDGFEIGPEAPSCGLAAHSGERVVVENVALDPRWAPYHALTREHGIAACWSTPIRAVNGTVLGAFTIYHATPCAPGPLDLESVDLLTHTAALLIERDRTERERQSSEALLSSVLEHLPVGVAVYDAQGRTTRNNRLMRDYTNGSLPSADDREASRWRAFHPDGRPVDRKDFSGARAMRGEIVVPGMDFLHRAADGTEHWTRVSAAPLRDDDGRITGVVAVVSDIDAEKRAAQDLAAALDEARRSELVAHEMSHRIMNSFQLLHGLVSMQTATVTDPAARKAVEQAFSRIQAMALVQRRLFEATRNDLATLDAADYLQRLGESLTGAFIDSGRCTLVIDAAHGIPMPAAQASSMGLIVTELVLNALKHAFRTQEQGTVTVRFEACGDDRRLTVTDDGAGLPDGAGTVKPAGSGQGMGMTLVHGLVRQLGGKLEIDRPNQGGRPGTRFVLTFPA
- the pfkB gene encoding 1-phosphofructokinase; translation: MSTLEENIRPVVTVTLNPAIDQTITVEALRPGHVHRASAVRRNAGGKGVNVASCLADWGTPVVATGLLGSGNAAAFEALFAAKGIADRFVRLPGETRVNVKIADLAAADTTDLNLPGLTADADALDRVRRTLRELVLPGTPVLLAGSLPDGLPADSYATLTADLRAQGARVVLDSSGPPLAAALAAPDLPFCIKPNRHELEAWAGSSLPATADLLEAARGLHRSGVAVVVVSLGADGALFVADGPALHARLPAVTALSTVGAGDAMVAGLIAAFGAELPLEGVARLSVAFATAKLGCFGPNLPGADAVRALAGQVELSTL